ACCGCCCGCACCGCCAGGTCGACAGACCGCTCGCGCAGCCGCGTGGTCCGCCGCACCGCCGCATCTGCGCCCAGCCGGGCGACGCACCAGAGCATCGCGCCGGCAGCGACGCCGAGCGCGCCTCCCCCGGCCAGGGCGACCAGCGTGGACACGACCAGTGTCAGCGCGACGCGCGGGCGCCGCGTTCCGAGCGCGCGAGCCGCCCGAGCCACCGTCCGGCGCGCAATGGCCGTCCGGCCGGATCGGTTCACCGGCGCGCGCCGCGGCGCGCCCGCACCGCCGGACATGTTCGACAGCCGGCCCCGCCGTTCCGCGGTCGCCGCATGGCGGGCGAGCAGGCGGCGCGCCCGGACGCGGCCCCGCACCCTGGCCTGGATCCCCTGCATCCCCGCAGGGCGTCGCCACGCCGTCACCGCAGCACCGCCGTCACCGCAGCACCGCCGGCACGTCTGCCTGCCGGGCCGCGAGCACGGCGGCCAGTGCGCCGCGCGCGACTCCCGGACCCTCCTCGAGTGTCCAGGCCGGGGCGACCGCGAGGCCGGTGGCCGTCCTCCGGAGCACCCCGATTTCACGAACCCGCCGCGTGCCGTCCTGCCCACGTGCCAGATGCACCACGACGTCGACGGCCGAGGCGGCCAGCTCGGTCACGGTGGCGGGTGGCACACCGGCCAGTGAGCCGAGCGCCGCGAGCCGCGCGGGCACGTCCTGGGCGGAGTTCGCGTGCACCGTCGCTGCCCCTCCCTCATGCCCGGTGTTCAGCGCCACCAGTAGCTCCACCGTCTCCGCGCCACGGAACTCGCCGACGACCAGCCGGTCGGGTCGCATCCGCAGCGCCTGGCGCACCAGCTCGCGCAACCCGACCGCCCCGGCCCCTTCGACGTTCGGCGCCCGGGTGACCAGCCGCACCGCGTGCGGGTGATCGATCACCAGTTCGCCGGCGTCCTCGATCACGACCAGCCGCTCGGCCGGCCGGACCTCGCCCAGCAGCGCCCCGAGCAGCGTCGTCTTGCCGGTGCCCGTCCCACCGCTGAGCAGATACGCCAACCGGGCCCGGACGACAGCCTGCAGCAGTTGCGCAGCCTCGTCCGGCACAGTGCCCCGGCGCACCAGTTCGGCGAGCGTGAACCGCTGCCGGGCGAGCACGCGCAGCGACAACGCGGTGGCGGGCACCAGCGGAGGCAGCACCGCATGCAGTCGGGTGCCGTCGGGCAGCGTCGCGTCGGCGAAGGGCGTCGCGTCGTCCAGCCGCCGTCCGCCGGCCGCGACCAGACGCTGGGCAAGCCGGCGCACGGCGGCGTCGTCGGCGAATCGCACCGGCACCCGCTCCACACCGTGCCCACGATCGATCCAGACCGCATCCGGCGCGGTGACCAGGACGTCGGTGACGCCGGGCAGCGCCAGCAGCGGTTCGAGCGGACCGGCACCGGCCAGTTCGGCGTGCACCTCGCGGCGCAGGACCGCGAAGACGGCGTCGTCGAGGATGTCCCCCGACTCCTCGCGAAGCAGGGCGTCCAGGTCAGCGCTCTCGCCAGCAGCCAGCCGATGCCGCACCCGGTCGACGAGCGCGCTCACGGCAGGCCCGCCGCGCCGACGGATGCTCTGGCGGCCGACTCCGCGCCCGGGCCCACGAGTCCGTCCCGACCGAGTCCGTCCCGACCGAGTCCGTCCCGACCGAGTCCGTCCCGACCGAGTCCGTCCCGACCGAGTCCGTCGACGATGCCGGCGGCGACGCGGGCCAGCGACCTCGGCGGCCGCCCGCGCCCGAGCGGCAGGCCGCCCGCCGGCCGCGGCAGGACGCCGAGCAGCGCGGCACCGACCAATGGCACCGCGTCACCCAACGGCACCTCCCCGCGGCGCAACACCGTCCCGACGTTGACGTCCGGCAACGCGCTGACCACCGCCCGCGCGGCGCTCAACTGCCGTACGCCGGCGTGGGCCAGGACCACCACCAGCCCGCACTCCTCGAGGGCCGCCTCGCGCGCCGGTGACGGCGCCCGCGGCAGGTCGAGCACCGTGCAGCCCAACTCGGCCACCGCCGCGAGCACCTCGCCGACCCCGCCGGCCGGAGGCGAGCGGTCGACGGCCAGCACGGGAACACCCGCCCACCGCGGTAGTCCGGCGGACAGCAGCGCCGGATCCAGCCGGCCGCCGCCCACCCGCACCCCCGACCACCGCGCCCCAGGGACCGCTTCGATGCCGAGCAGCACGTCGATCCCGCCGCCCCACGGATCCAGGTCCACCAACGTCCCACGCGCCGCCCAGGCGAGTACCGCGGCGAACGTGGACGCGCCCACGCCCCCGCTGCCGCCGATCACGCCCACCGCGATACCCACACCGACGACTTCACCGCGCGGCACTGTCAGGCGCCAGCGCAGCGACCCCGGCTGTGGACGACACGCCATCTGTGGACAGTGCGGCTGCAGAAATGCAAGCGCGCCGAGCGCCTCCCGCCCGCATCGATCGGCGCCCGTATCCTCGTAGGCCGTGGCACCCGAACCGGCTCAGGACAGGCGCACCGCCGCCTTCTTCGACCTGGACAAGACGATCATCGCCAAGTCCAGCGTGCTGGCATTCGGCAAGCCGTTCTACCAGGGCGGCCTGCTCAACCGGCGTGCGGTGCTGCGCAGCGCGTACGCCCAGTTCGTGTTCGCCCTCGCCGGCGCGGACGCGGACCAGATGGAACGCATGCGCGCCTACCTGACCGCGATGTGCACCGGGTGGGACGTCGGCCAGGTCCGCGACATCGTCTCGGAGACGCTGCACGAGATCATCGACCCGATCGTCTACGACGAGGCGGTCGAGCTGATCGGTATGCACAAGGCGGCCGGCCGCGACGTGGTGATCGTCAGCTCGTCCGGCGAAGAGGTCGTCGGGCCGATCGGCGCGATGCTCGGCGCGGACGAGGTGATCGGCACCCGCATGGTCGTCGAGGACGGCAAGTACACCGGGGTGATCAGCCTGTACGCGTACGGGCCGGAGAAGGCGGTGGCGATCCGCGCCCTTGCCGACGAGCGCGGCTACGACCTCGCCGCCTGCTACGCGTACTCCGACTCGGCAACCGACGTGCCGATGCTCGAGGCCGTCGGGCACCCGTTCGCGGTGAACGCCGACCGGGCGCTGCGCAAGATCGCGCTCGAGCGCGAGTGGCCGATGCTCACGTTCTCGAACGCGGTGCCGCTGCGCGAACGGATCTCCGGGCTGCGTCCGGAGCACCCGAGCGTCACGGCGGGAGCAGTCGGTGTCGGCCTGGCAGTCGGCGGGTTGGCCTGGTACGCGACCCGGCGGCGGCGCCGCGAAGCCTGACCCGGCAGGCGCGGCGAAAGCGCCCACTCCCGACATGCCGGTCAGGGGTTGCCAACCGCCCGGGCGGGGCGTCCAATACAGGCAAGGACGGGTGGTCGTCGATGGCGGTCCAGCCCCCAGCGGCGCCCGTCCCGCACGGACGATTGGGCACCCACGCGGCGAACCCACCACGCAACAGGTGAGTCGACGCGGACCGCGACATCTGTCGGCCCGCGCCTGACATCCGCAAGGGCACGCCTGGTAACCCCATCATCCGTGCAGGCGGCGCTGGCCTCGCCCACGGCGATACCGGCGCCGTCGTCACGTCCGGCCCATCACCCGCGGGCGATCGCCTCGCAGATCGCGGTGGTCTCCGCCACCCCGGCCACGATGGCGTCCGCGCAGTGCGTGAGCCAGCCGCCGATCCCCTGCGGTGTTCCGGACCGGTAGCCGGCGAGCGCCTCGGGGTAGGCGGCGCCCAGCTCGCGATGCCCGACCTCGAGCACCACCAGCGACTTGGGGTCCAGGCCACGGTCGATGAGGGTGAGCCGGACGGCCGCCAGTGCGACGACGCCGGACGCGGGCGCGAACGCGTCCAGGGAGAGCAGCTCACCGTGGACGATCCCGGCGACCACGGCCGCGGGCGCGGAGGTCGCGTCGAGCACCGCGGCCAGGGTGTCCAGTCGCTCCGCCGCCCCGCCTGCCGGCCGGCCGAGCGCGTCCCGATCCTCGACCAGGTCCGCGGCGGCCAGCGCGTGCAACCGGGCCAGCGCCTGCCGCGGGGCGTGCGTCCAGGTGTCGGCCAGCGCCGGGATCGCCGCGTACGCGCGCAGGGCGCCCTGCAGCACCGGATCGGTGACGGCGGCCCCCGAGCGGACGTCCTCCAGCGCGACGTCGACACCGGACAGCGCGGCGGCGGCCCGGGCCCCGCGCAGTGACGATTCGGCGGACACGTCGGCGGAACGGCGGCGCAGGGTGCGGTTGTTCAGCAGCCGGTCCACGCTGGTGCGGGTGGCTGTGACGCCGTCGGCGACACCGGGCAGTTCGAGCAGCGGGGCAAGTGGATCGGGACGCACGTCGGCCAGGCTACGGGCGACGGCCGAGCCGGACGGCGCCGCCCGGCCGAGACCGGCCGAGACGGGCCGAGGCCGGGCGACACGGCCATGCGCGACCGGGCGAGATCGGGCCGAGACCGGGCGTCCCGGCCATGATCAACGCCGAGTTGTGGTCGATCGGCAGCCACTACTCGACTTTGATCACGATCGCGCGGCTGGATCGCAGCCCGCCAGCCGCCCGCCAGCCGCCCGCCAGCCGCCCGCCAGCCGCTCGACAGCCGCCCGCCGACTGCCCCGTCGTCCACCGGGCGGTCCACAGCGCCTTGCGGCGCCCTCCGTCGACCGCGCGCCAGCTGCGAGCCTGGGCCGGTGTCCGAGCTCGAACTACCACGCGTCCTCGAACTACCACGCGTCGTGGTGACCGCCTGGCTCCCCCGCCTCGGGCTTACCCGCTCAAGGGTGCGCACCGAACTCGGCCACGGGAACTGGCGCGCGATCGCCCGCGGCATCGTGCTCACCCGCCCCGAGCAGCCGACACGCGCGGACTGGGTCGCGGTGGGGATCGCGCTTGCCGGACCGTCCGCCGCGCTCACCGGCTGGGACGCACTGCAGGTGCGCGGGCTCGGCGGCGAGCGCCCGCCGACGCCGCAAGCCACCGTGCTCACGCGCACCGGCAGTAACAGGGTGATCGGCGGGGTACGGATTCGCCGCACTGCCCGGCCGTACACCCGCACCGAGACGTCCGCCGAGGCGAGCCACCACCCGCTCACCCCGATCGTCGCGACCGAGCGGGCCGTGGCCGACACCGCATTGGACTGCAGTCGGCTGTCCGAGGTGCGCGCGCTCGTCGGGTTCGCGCTGGTTCGCCGCCGCTGCAGTCTCGACGCCCTCGTCCGCGAGCTGGACGGCCTGCCACGCAACCGGGGTGCGCACTTGCGGCGGGCGGTGGGCGAAGCACTCGACGGCGTCCGCTCGGCCGCAGAGGCGGACGCCGCCGCACGGCTCGCCCGCCATCCGCGCATCCCTGCCTTCGAACTCAACGTCCCGGTGGTAGCCGCCCGCGGCAGGTGCTTCCTCGTGGACTTCCTGTGGCGCGGACTGCGCGCTGTCCTGGAGATCGACAGCCTGGAGTTCCACATCAGCGCGGAGGACTGGCGGGCCACCATGGCCCGGCACAACGCACTCACCGCGGCCGGGTTTGCCGTCCTGCACCAGCCGCCGTCGGTGGTGGCGGGTCGGGACGGGTGGTGGCTGGACGAGACCGCGGACTGGCTGGGCCGCCGTTCGCGCGAGCTGGGCGTCGCGCTGCCACCGCCTGGCGGTGCGATCCGGTCGCAACCCGGCACCCACCCACGGCGATGATCAACGCCGAGTTGTGGTCGATCCGCAGCCACTACTCGACTTTGATCACGTTCCCGACTTCGATCACGCAGCCGAACCGCGCAAGCCCGCGCGGCTCGGTTGCCCTGCGGCGCGGCAGCGCGTATCACCATGGCATGGACGCAAACCGGCAGATTTCCGACCTCGTCCCGCTGGCCGGAACCGAGCGGGCCGCCGCACCGGAGGCCCGCGACGCCACCGCGCTCAGCCCGACCGAGCCCGTCGAGGCGCTGCTCGTGCTGCGGTACGGCACGCCCGGCCGGCTCGGCGCGTCCGGAAGCGACGCCGCACTCGTCGCCGGCACCGTCGAGTCGCTCGGACTGCAGGTGGTGCGCACCGACCTGCCGTCCCGGCGGATCCGGGTCCGCGGCACCGCCACCGACATCGCGGCCGCGTTCGGCACCGAGTTGCGGCAGGTCACCAGCCGCGCGCCGGACGGGGGCACGGCCACGCACCGGCACCGGACCGGGACGCTGCGGCTGCCGGCAGCGCTCGACGGCGTCGTCACCGCGGTCCTCGGACTGGACAACCGCCCGCAGGCCCGCGCGCAGTTCCGCGTCGCGGCCGCCGCCGACGTACGGGCCAGCTACACCCCACCGCAGCTCGGCCGGGTCTACGCGTTCCCGGACGGCACCGACGGCAGCGGCACCACGATCGCGATCATCGAGCTCGGCGGCGGATTCGGCACCGCCGACCTGGACGCCTACTTCGGCGGGCTGGGCATCGCCGCCCCGCGGGTGCGCGCCGTCAGCGTCGACGGCGCGCAGAACCGGCCCGG
This genomic stretch from Jatrophihabitans cynanchi harbors:
- a CDS encoding TadA family conjugal transfer-associated ATPase; the protein is MSALVDRVRHRLAAGESADLDALLREESGDILDDAVFAVLRREVHAELAGAGPLEPLLALPGVTDVLVTAPDAVWIDRGHGVERVPVRFADDAAVRRLAQRLVAAGGRRLDDATPFADATLPDGTRLHAVLPPLVPATALSLRVLARQRFTLAELVRRGTVPDEAAQLLQAVVRARLAYLLSGGTGTGKTTLLGALLGEVRPAERLVVIEDAGELVIDHPHAVRLVTRAPNVEGAGAVGLRELVRQALRMRPDRLVVGEFRGAETVELLVALNTGHEGGAATVHANSAQDVPARLAALGSLAGVPPATVTELAASAVDVVVHLARGQDGTRRVREIGVLRRTATGLAVAPAWTLEEGPGVARGALAAVLAARQADVPAVLR
- a CDS encoding HAD family hydrolase, coding for MAPEPAQDRRTAAFFDLDKTIIAKSSVLAFGKPFYQGGLLNRRAVLRSAYAQFVFALAGADADQMERMRAYLTAMCTGWDVGQVRDIVSETLHEIIDPIVYDEAVELIGMHKAAGRDVVIVSSSGEEVVGPIGAMLGADEVIGTRMVVEDGKYTGVISLYAYGPEKAVAIRALADERGYDLAACYAYSDSATDVPMLEAVGHPFAVNADRALRKIALEREWPMLTFSNAVPLRERISGLRPEHPSVTAGAVGVGLAVGGLAWYATRRRRREA